The Pseudofrankia inefficax genome window below encodes:
- a CDS encoding 5'-3' exonuclease, whose product MSAGTSETASEGPARPVREQPGAAGPGGGLLLVDTPSLYFRAFYGVPQSVTAPDGMPVNAVRGLLDVLARQIADLRPAHLVCCFDGDWRPAFRVELVESYKAHRVADVLDPAAVPPSVPVSAAATPGPAGTTEGVAAGAVAVEEVPDELTPQLPVIDAVLDAFGICRVEAAGFEADDVIGTLATRFPHGDAAGWAAQDRGEAPAGGGPFAGPVEILTGDRDLFQLVRDDVPVRVRYSVEKFAAIDEAAVSARYGVPGRAYGDFATLRGDPSDGLPGVAGIGAKTAAALLTRFGSLAGALAALDAGQTDGFPAGARRRLEAARDYLDRAEVVVRVVPDVPLPALATRLPATPAHPDEVLALAERFGLAGAATRLTRALTAAARPA is encoded by the coding sequence GGTCCGCGAGCAGCCCGGGGCGGCCGGGCCGGGCGGCGGGCTGCTGCTGGTCGACACGCCGTCGCTGTACTTCCGGGCGTTCTACGGGGTGCCGCAGTCGGTGACGGCGCCGGACGGGATGCCGGTGAACGCGGTGCGCGGGCTGCTGGACGTCCTCGCCCGCCAGATCGCCGACCTGCGCCCGGCGCACCTGGTGTGCTGCTTCGACGGGGACTGGCGCCCGGCGTTCCGCGTCGAGCTGGTGGAGTCGTACAAGGCCCACCGGGTCGCCGACGTGCTCGACCCGGCGGCCGTGCCACCGTCGGTCCCGGTCTCGGCGGCGGCCACGCCCGGGCCGGCCGGCACCACCGAGGGCGTCGCGGCGGGCGCGGTGGCCGTCGAGGAGGTCCCCGACGAGCTGACCCCGCAGCTGCCGGTGATCGACGCGGTGCTGGACGCGTTCGGGATCTGCCGGGTCGAGGCGGCCGGGTTCGAGGCCGACGACGTGATCGGCACGCTGGCGACCCGGTTCCCGCACGGCGACGCCGCCGGCTGGGCGGCCCAGGACCGCGGCGAGGCACCCGCCGGCGGCGGCCCGTTCGCCGGGCCGGTGGAGATCCTCACCGGCGACCGGGACCTCTTCCAGCTGGTCCGCGACGACGTGCCGGTCCGGGTGCGGTACTCGGTGGAGAAGTTCGCGGCGATCGACGAGGCCGCGGTCAGCGCCCGCTACGGCGTGCCCGGCCGGGCCTACGGGGACTTCGCGACGCTGCGCGGCGACCCGTCCGACGGGCTGCCCGGCGTGGCGGGCATCGGGGCGAAGACGGCGGCCGCGCTGCTGACCCGGTTCGGGTCGCTGGCCGGCGCGCTCGCGGCGCTCGACGCGGGGCAGACCGACGGTTTCCCCGCCGGGGCGCGCCGCCGGCTGGAGGCGGCCCGCGACTACCTGGACCGGGCGGAGGTCGTCGTGCGGGTCGTCCCCGACGTGCCGCTGCCGGCGCTGGCCACCCGGCTGCCGGCCACTCCGGCGCACCCGGACGAGGTGCTCGCGCTCGCGGAGCGGTTCGGCCTGGCCGGTGCCGCGACCCGGCTGACCCGCGCCCTGACGGCGGCGGCCCGCCCGGCGTGA
- a CDS encoding HAD-IB family hydrolase: MGLRERLAGRRVFLTGVTGFVGEALLERLLSDFPDTRVVALVRPRGGQDGAARLRRQLRKPAFAALRASLGDGAVDQLAARVEVLAGDLASMPDLPSDIDLVIHCAGEVSFDPPIDEGFATNLGGLQELLRALRAGGASPHLVHVSTAYVAGLRSGHIAEGRLAHDVDWAAEQASAARARQTAEDASRAPEQSAAFLADAQAKHLRAGAQTVSRDAEDRRREWVRERLVRAGAERAQVLGWTDSYTFTKALGERYLEDEHGDLPLTIVRPSIIESALNRPFPGWIEGFKMAEPLILAYGRGEFPDFPASPDAVVDIIPVDLVVNAILAAAAATPPVETPAYYTVCSGFRNPLLFRELFEHVRAYFRAFPLPKRGRGDIAVPDWPFAGARAAEAKLRNGERAAAVAGRLLEHAPRSEKVRRWATEFDRFESRVGFLRRYSDIYRAYTKAELVYVDDATKALHDALSDADKELFGFDPACYDWTHYLEEVHFPAVTSILRKPRDPAPARRAGVNLAANPAALAVFDLDGTLVTSTVIESYLWLRLADEAPGGRARELAGLAAKLPSYLRAERTDRGHLIRSVYGRYAGADPEELARIIDEVAGDILLRRVKPAAIRRVRAHRDAGHRTVLLTGSVDFLVRPLAPLFDEVVASRLTVGADGRFTGKLAASPLVGDARAAFLDHFAGRVGADLSASWAYGDSQSDIPMLRAVGNPVAVNPDLALFRTAKANGWAVEEWPSTPGEPRAVAPSLRERGLFHAARTAAAQTRAAVTGVGGAR, from the coding sequence GTGGGGCTGCGGGAGCGGCTCGCGGGCAGGCGTGTGTTCCTGACCGGGGTGACGGGGTTCGTCGGGGAGGCGCTGCTGGAGCGCCTGCTGTCGGACTTCCCGGACACCCGGGTCGTCGCGCTGGTGCGTCCCCGCGGCGGGCAGGACGGAGCGGCGCGGTTGCGCCGCCAGCTGCGCAAGCCCGCGTTCGCGGCGCTGCGGGCGTCGCTCGGCGACGGCGCGGTGGACCAGCTCGCGGCGCGGGTGGAGGTGCTGGCCGGGGACCTGGCGTCGATGCCGGACCTGCCGTCCGACATCGACCTGGTGATCCACTGCGCGGGTGAGGTGTCGTTCGACCCGCCGATCGACGAGGGGTTCGCGACGAACCTCGGCGGTCTGCAGGAACTGCTGCGCGCGCTCCGCGCCGGTGGCGCGTCGCCGCACCTCGTGCACGTCTCCACGGCCTACGTGGCGGGCCTGCGGTCGGGCCACATCGCCGAGGGCCGTCTGGCGCACGACGTCGACTGGGCGGCCGAGCAGGCGTCCGCGGCGCGGGCCCGCCAGACCGCCGAGGACGCCTCGCGCGCCCCGGAGCAGTCGGCGGCGTTCCTCGCCGACGCGCAGGCCAAGCACCTGCGGGCCGGCGCGCAGACGGTGTCGCGGGACGCCGAGGACCGCCGCCGCGAATGGGTCCGCGAGCGGCTGGTGCGCGCCGGGGCCGAGCGGGCGCAGGTGCTGGGCTGGACCGACAGCTACACGTTCACCAAGGCCCTCGGCGAGCGGTACCTGGAGGACGAGCACGGCGACCTGCCGCTGACGATCGTCCGCCCGTCGATCATCGAGTCGGCGCTCAACCGGCCGTTCCCGGGCTGGATCGAGGGCTTCAAGATGGCGGAGCCGCTGATCCTGGCCTACGGCCGGGGGGAGTTCCCCGACTTCCCCGCGTCGCCCGACGCGGTCGTCGACATCATCCCGGTGGACCTGGTCGTCAACGCGATCCTCGCGGCCGCGGCGGCGACCCCGCCCGTCGAGACACCCGCCTACTACACGGTCTGCTCCGGGTTCCGTAACCCGCTGCTGTTCCGGGAGCTGTTCGAGCACGTCCGCGCCTACTTCCGGGCGTTCCCGCTGCCGAAGCGGGGCCGCGGCGACATCGCGGTGCCGGACTGGCCGTTCGCCGGCGCGCGGGCCGCCGAGGCGAAGCTGCGCAACGGCGAGCGGGCGGCGGCGGTCGCCGGCCGGCTGCTGGAGCACGCGCCTCGGTCGGAGAAGGTCCGCCGGTGGGCGACCGAGTTCGACCGGTTCGAGTCCCGCGTCGGGTTCCTGCGCCGCTACTCGGACATCTACCGGGCGTACACGAAGGCCGAGCTGGTCTACGTCGACGACGCGACGAAGGCGCTGCACGACGCCCTGTCGGACGCGGACAAGGAGCTGTTCGGCTTCGACCCGGCCTGCTACGACTGGACGCACTACCTCGAAGAGGTCCACTTCCCCGCGGTCACGTCGATCCTGCGCAAGCCGCGGGACCCGGCGCCGGCCCGGCGCGCCGGGGTGAACCTGGCCGCGAACCCGGCGGCGCTGGCCGTGTTCGACCTGGACGGCACGCTGGTGACCTCGACGGTCATCGAGTCCTATCTGTGGCTGCGCCTCGCCGACGAGGCGCCGGGCGGGCGGGCGCGGGAGCTGGCGGGCCTGGCCGCGAAGCTGCCGAGCTACCTGCGGGCCGAGCGCACCGACCGGGGGCATCTGATCCGCTCGGTGTACGGCCGTTACGCGGGCGCGGACCCCGAGGAGCTGGCGCGGATCATCGACGAGGTGGCGGGGGACATCCTGCTGCGGCGGGTCAAGCCGGCAGCGATCCGCCGGGTCCGCGCGCACCGCGACGCGGGGCACCGCACGGTGCTGCTGACCGGGTCGGTGGACTTCCTGGTCCGCCCGCTGGCGCCGCTGTTCGACGAGGTCGTCGCGTCGCGGCTGACCGTCGGCGCGGACGGCCGGTTCACCGGGAAGCTCGCCGCGTCGCCGCTGGTCGGCGACGCGAGGGCCGCGTTCCTGGACCACTTCGCCGGCCGCGTCGGCGCGGACCTGTCCGCGTCGTGGGCGTACGGCGACTCGCAGTCGGACATCCCGATGCTGCGCGCGGTCGGCAACCCGGTGGCGGTCAACCCGGACCTGGCGCTGTTCCGCACCGCGAAGGCGAACGGCTGGGCTGTCGAGGAGTGGCCGTCAACGCCGGGGGAGCCACGCGCGGTCGCGCCGTCGCTGCGGGAACGGGGCCTGTTCCACGCGGCCCGTACCGCGGCCGCCCAGACCCGGGCGGCCGTCACAGGTGTGGGAGGTGCGCGGTGA
- a CDS encoding zinc-dependent alcohol dehydrogenase yields MTRGLELYRSVPRYAAARVLSSRLPSLAGAAATAAAPLRLVDHGDPALPGPGWVTVRPKLSGICGSDLSTVTGQSSFYFSPLVTMPFTPGHEVLGVLQSDAAAADGTPLRAGSRVVVDPVLGCATRGLELCGNCAAGHPSRCDRVTVGHVAPGLQTGHCKDVGGGWARAMVAHHSQLHPVPDDLSDERAVLVEPLATAVHTAGRARVAPGDRVLVIGSGAIGLFTLLALRAYTPAAHITVVAKYRRQVELAKAFGADEVLSPSDTLGGVRRATRALRAEPEFGGSFLLGGVDVTLDCVGSSSSLSTALRVTRAGGRVVLSGVPSGAVDLSPLWYRELELVGTYASSGRAVQSAGEAARPGLEPAGSAPTAGLDGPSGARSDFGRAFELAASAPLDGVVSAVYPLGRWREALDHALSAGRLGAVKIAFDPTQTT; encoded by the coding sequence GTGACCCGCGGGCTGGAGCTGTACCGGTCGGTGCCGCGCTACGCGGCGGCGCGGGTGCTGTCGAGCAGGCTGCCGTCGCTGGCGGGTGCCGCGGCGACAGCCGCCGCGCCGCTGCGCCTGGTCGACCACGGCGACCCGGCGCTGCCCGGGCCCGGCTGGGTGACGGTCCGCCCGAAGCTGTCCGGGATCTGCGGGTCGGACCTCTCGACGGTCACCGGCCAGTCGTCGTTCTACTTCTCCCCCCTGGTGACGATGCCGTTCACGCCGGGCCACGAGGTCCTCGGCGTGCTGCAGTCCGACGCGGCCGCCGCCGACGGGACCCCGCTGCGCGCCGGTAGCCGGGTCGTCGTCGATCCGGTCCTCGGCTGCGCGACCCGTGGGCTCGAGCTGTGCGGGAACTGCGCGGCCGGGCACCCGTCGCGCTGCGACCGGGTGACGGTCGGGCACGTGGCGCCGGGCCTGCAGACCGGTCACTGCAAGGACGTCGGGGGTGGCTGGGCGCGGGCGATGGTCGCCCATCACAGCCAGCTGCACCCGGTGCCCGACGACCTGTCCGACGAGCGGGCGGTGCTGGTCGAGCCGCTGGCGACCGCGGTGCACACCGCGGGCCGGGCCAGGGTCGCCCCCGGTGACCGTGTGCTGGTCATCGGCTCCGGTGCCATCGGCCTGTTCACGCTGCTGGCGTTGCGGGCGTACACCCCGGCCGCGCACATCACGGTCGTCGCCAAGTACCGCCGGCAGGTCGAGCTGGCGAAGGCGTTCGGCGCCGACGAGGTGCTGTCCCCGTCGGACACGCTCGGCGGGGTGCGTCGCGCGACGCGGGCGCTGCGGGCCGAGCCGGAGTTCGGCGGGTCGTTCCTGCTCGGCGGGGTGGACGTCACGCTGGACTGCGTCGGGTCGTCGTCGTCGCTGTCGACGGCGCTGCGGGTGACCCGCGCCGGTGGGCGGGTCGTGCTGTCCGGGGTGCCGTCGGGGGCGGTCGACCTGTCGCCGCTGTGGTACCGGGAGCTGGAGCTCGTCGGCACCTACGCCTCGTCGGGGCGCGCCGTCCAGTCCGCGGGCGAGGCGGCGCGGCCCGGTCTGGAGCCCGCCGGTTCGGCGCCGACGGCGGGCCTCGACGGGCCGTCCGGCGCGCGGTCGGACTTCGGCCGGGCGTTCGAGCTGGCCGCGTCCGCGCCGCTGGACGGCGTCGTCTCGGCGGTCTACCCGTTGGGCCGGTGGCGGGAGGCGCTGGACCACGCGCTGTCCGCCGGCCGCCTCGGCGCCGTGAAGATCGCGTTCGACCCGACCCAGACGACATGA